A segment of the Nostoc sp. TCL26-01 genome:
TGCTGACGGGTACTTGACTCTACTTCTGAAATCATAGCTTGAGGTTGGGTAAGGGAGGGCGATCGCTCCTTCAAGGAGAAGATAATATAAATACAAAAGTAGTTTTGAGATTATGTATGGGTACTTTATCAGAGATTGAGGCAGCGATTAGACAGCTACCAGAAGATGATATTCGTCAACTTGCAACATGGCTGCAAGAATATTTAAATGAGATATGGGATCAACAAATTGCAGAAGACTTGAAATCAGGCAAATTAGATAAACTCATGGCTAAAGCAGAAGCAGACATTGCAGGTAACAGGGTCAAGAATATCAATGAAGTCATTTGCAACAAGTGATTTTTGGGAAGCTTATGCAAACCTACCAGAAGATATCAAAGAACAAGCCCAAAAAGCTTATCAACATAGAGAGCGATCGCCATGATTGCCTGTTACACTAAATTCTAAAAATAGGGTAAAGGCGCATTGAATTTGGTTAATACAATCTACTAGATAAGCCATTTTAGTAAATCTCCAACATAAAATTCGAGCCTATTTATAAAGTAAATATTAAGGTAGGGTGTGTTACGGCTGTGCAAAGATTTAGGAGTTTGAGAGAGTAGAAATCAGCCGTAACGCACTATGTTTCTCGGTGCGTTAAGCGTTGCTATAATGCACTCTAAAATTTAAGGTTTACTTTATCCTTTAAGTCACAATGTAGAAATTTTTTAGAAAGGCCACCAGCTAGGCTTTGTAGTTAACCAGCCAATCGCAGAATCCCACCAACCTTGAGCAGTATCCCAGTATTTTTTGAGGCTTCCTCCAACGTATTCATAATATTTATTTAACTGACCTTCAACATAATAAAATTCTTTTTGTATATTTCCTAACCACTCAATTTTCTCAATGAGTTTACCTGCTGAGTTGAAGGTTCTTCTCAAATAGTTCCCTGCATCATTGAAGTAGTTTTCTATTTGTCTACCATCAGGAAGAAAATCTATTTTCTCAATGAGTTTACCTGCTGAGTTAAAGGTTCTTCTCAAATAGTTCCCTGCATCATTGAAGTAGTTTTCTATTTGTCTACCATCAGGAAGAAAATCTATTTTCTCAATGAGTTTACCTGCTGAGTTGAAGGTTCTTCTCAAATAGTTCCCTGCATCATTGAAGTAGTTTTCTATTTGTCTACCATCAGGAAGAAAATCTATTTTCTCAATGAGTTTACCTGCTGAGTTGAAGGTTCTTCTCAAATAGTTCCCTGCATCATTGAAGTAGTTTTCTATTTGTCTACCATCAGGAAGAAAATCTATTTTCTCAATGAGTTTACCTGCTGAGTTAAAGGTTCTTCTCAAATAGTTCCCTGCATCATTGAAGTAGTTTTCTATTTGTCTGCCATCAGGAAGAAAATCTATTTTCTCAATGAGTTTACCTGCTGAGTTAAAGGTTCTTCTCAAATAGTTCCCTGCATCATTGAAGTAGTTTTCTATTTGTCTGCCATCAGGAAGAAAATCTATTTTCTCAATGAGTTTACCTGCTGAGTTAAAGGTTCTTCTCAAATAGTTCCCTGCATCATTGAAGTAGTTTTCTATTTGTCTACCATCAGGAAGAAATTCTGACACTAAATTACCAAGTGAGAAGAAAAAGCCTTTCCCAAACTCATCTATAATTGCTTTTGCAATTTTACCGATGTCTTGAATAGCACCGTTATAAATACCTTTTGCAATGCTATCTAAATTGGTTGTAACTCCATCGTAAAGACCTCTGGCAATACTCCGTAAATCCTGAGTTACTCCATTGTAAAGACCCTTTGCAATATCACTAATATCTTGAGTTACTTCCTTATATAAAGCACTCGCAACACCGACAACACCCCCCGTAAAATTCTCATACAGGAATTTAGCTGTGTCTCCTAACTTAAGTCCATAGGTCTTCGTTACCAGTGCCAAATCCTTTGCTGCACCCAACATATCACGACCACTTTCCTTCAACCCAGTCGCCAACTCACTAAATGCTTGAGTCACTTGGGGAGAAGTACCCAAAAGGACAGTACCCGCAGTAAGTAACGTGGGATCGCCAGTAATAACACCTAGTGCATAAACTTTTAATGCCCCCTCTCCTCTAGTTTTATCAATAAAAGCCTTAACATCATTCTTGACATCAGCAAGAGAACCTGCGCTCTTGTTATAAAGAGGCACAATCTTTTCAACTTCCCCTTTTTTAACTAAAGGCAGACCCAAATCCCCTATAGGGAACAAAGTAGAAGTCAGACCTAATCCAAGATCGATTTTCAGTGTCGGAAATAGATTCGTATCATTCAGCTTTGATAAACGAACTTTAGGATCGGAATCAACCCCCGAAGGACTATCATCTAGGCGAAGTCCGAGTTGCCCTATCAAAGAAACTCTTCCAGCAATATCAATCAACGGCACAACTGTTATTATGTCTAGGGTTCCTGTTATGATTCCAGTTACCGTAGGATTGAGAGAAAATAACATATTTCCTACAGTTCGACCTGAAGGAGCTTTCGCCCCACTTTCAATCACATAGAATCCTTGTGTATCAAAACCTACAGTTGTATCAACTAACATTGAGATGATGGCTTCGATATCAACCCCGACACTGACACCTGCAATCCCGTAAAAAGTAAACACGGTTGTGCTAGGTAATACCGTAAATTTCTTTCCAAACGAAGCAAGAGTTTGTTTAATATCTAAACTAATAAGGTTAGTATCCTTACCACTTAGAAGATTAAAAACATTATCGACTTTGACTAAATCTAAACTCAAATCCAGAATATCAAGTCCCTGTTGTCCTGTTTTATCATTGATTTGCTGAAGAGTTTTCCCTTTAAACTGATCAGGGTTAATCAAAAGCTGAAGCCCTTTAGGCGCACCAATAATATCTAGTAGATTCTTGTCTAGTAGAGGTATTTTCTCTGTGAGAATTGTACGAATATCTTTAGGAATCGGATTAGAGTTAACCAAATCTCCTAAAAATAAATTGATAATATCTCCCTGTTTACCCTTAAAAAGACTAGCGATTGCAGTAATGCTGTCATCATTTTTAACTGTATAGTTAGCTTGACCTGTAACTAGATCGTATTGAACACTAGCATTCCATGTAAAACTGCTTAAATTAAGTTGTTTGAGCAATGGAATATTGATATTAGCAATCGTAAGTGCCGCATCTAAAGCTAAATTACCAGTTAAAGAAATGGCATCTTTTTTACCCAAAATATTATCTAAAGAGAGGGTATTATTGCTACCTAACAGATAAAAACGCTCATTCGTAACAGTATCAAAATCACTAAAAATGAGTTTTGCTACCGGATTCAAAATTGCATTGGTAATACTTACTTGACCTGTGATCAATTGACCAATGTTTGCTGTACCGTCAAAACTTCCCTTAATCGGTAACTGTGCATCGATAGTGCCTCCTTCTAAAATAAAGGGGCCATTTGCCAGATCGATACCAAAGCGTAAATCAAGAGCTAGATTAGGCGTAGCTTGCAAATTTCCCTTGAGAGTAAACTTGGCTAAACCCGCATCAAAACTACTAGATGTATTTGCTAATGGCAATGTGTCGCTAACTGAGGGATTGTAGCGCAATAACAACACATCATTGGTGAGAACATTCCCACTAAAGAATTGCTGCGGGGTAATAATTTTCTCAACAACTATATTACGAGATGCTAGATAAGCTTTCGTTCCTGTATTAGGCGCATCAAATTTCAGTCCTTTAGTAATGACTGATGCAAGTGCAGTAGATAAATTACTGCCAATCAACGGAATATTTTTAGTAAATTGGGCAACCTTACTACTCTGGTTAGC
Coding sequences within it:
- a CDS encoding Calx-beta domain-containing protein, whose product is MFDSNEFSSNANYELEPNIANILATSLQNTYSTLTAASKSNNFLPAIAPIFDSSGDLSRLQALSDSWASGDFSQLPIIQILPSNLMNGANGAFSEATRTIYLSSDYLAQNLSNPDILTGGVTGTLLEEIGHFVDTLLNPGADTVGDEGELFSKTLMGSSLSDAEKLLIQQEDDHSFITIDGNAIAVEQSLTNIPVISVTASDASAGETATGVTTNPGTFTLTRTGDLTTAVTVNYTLAGTATKGVDYSNLTGTVGFAAGASTTTVKVTPIDDTLAENSETAILTLKTGTGYTLGTTTLATITLADNETPVISVTATDASAGETATGVTPNPGTFTLNRIGNLATALTVNYTLAGTATKGVDYSNLTGTVSFASGASTATVKVTPTDDTLAEKSETVILSLQTGTGYTLGTTTLATITLADNETPVISVTATDASAGETATGVTSNPGTFTLTRIGNLATALTVNYTLAGTATKGVDYSNLTGTVGFAAGSDKAVVNFTPIDDILAEGNETVILALATGTGYTVGTTKTATVTIADNEVLPTQNILQGLSLTANIFTALDNVFAQNSLLLQKLDLLSKRIDIDTAKTFLGDAKTRLNQAIISLNSLSSLNLKTIVEQLSNAINNIGSVTVSVNGQLIASNLVGSVNLTSDSEVIFNFDFAKLFTVAQGLTGTKTLSLAGVDTNATITGNANGSGSLGFKLNLGIDKLGKAFVIEGGLLSAVFDLNTTLAGSASIKGLANGQISGTGKLNLNTQLRIDDGDTIANERLYLSSNNIGTLFAANGVSFAGGIVLSSATIKGSIANLSAFEIPIAATGSLNFVTGKAELTVQQDAILDALVNAAEKGISSLANQSSKVAQFTKNIPLIGSNLSTALASVITKGLKFDAPNTGTKAYLASRNIVVEKIITPQQFFSGNVLTNDVLLLRYNPSVSDTLPLANTSSSFDAGLAKFTLKGNLQATPNLALDLRFGIDLANGPFILEGGTIDAQLPIKGSFDGTANIGQLITGQVSITNAILNPVAKLIFSDFDTVTNERFYLLGSNNTLSLDNILGKKDAISLTGNLALDAALTIANINIPLLKQLNLSSFTWNASVQYDLVTGQANYTVKNDDSITAIASLFKGKQGDIINLFLGDLVNSNPIPKDIRTILTEKIPLLDKNLLDIIGAPKGLQLLINPDQFKGKTLQQINDKTGQQGLDILDLSLDLVKVDNVFNLLSGKDTNLISLDIKQTLASFGKKFTVLPSTTVFTFYGIAGVSVGVDIEAIISMLVDTTVGFDTQGFYVIESGAKAPSGRTVGNMLFSLNPTVTGIITGTLDIITVVPLIDIAGRVSLIGQLGLRLDDSPSGVDSDPKVRLSKLNDTNLFPTLKIDLGLGLTSTLFPIGDLGLPLVKKGEVEKIVPLYNKSAGSLADVKNDVKAFIDKTRGEGALKVYALGVITGDPTLLTAGTVLLGTSPQVTQAFSELATGLKESGRDMLGAAKDLALVTKTYGLKLGDTAKFLYENFTGGVVGVASALYKEVTQDISDIAKGLYNGVTQDLRSIARGLYDGVTTNLDSIAKGIYNGAIQDIGKIAKAIIDEFGKGFFFSLGNLVSEFLPDGRQIENYFNDAGNYLRRTFNSAGKLIEKIDFLPDGRQIENYFNDAGNYLRRTFNSAGKLIEKIDFLPDGRQIENYFNDAGNYLRRTFNSAGKLIEKIDFLPDGRQIENYFNDAGNYLRRTFNSAGKLIEKIDFLPDGRQIENYFNDAGNYLRRTFNSAGKLIEKIDFLPDGRQIENYFNDAGNYLRRTFNSAGKLIEKIDFLPDGRQIENYFNDAGNYLRRTFNSAGKLIEKIEWLGNIQKEFYYVEGQLNKYYEYVGGSLKKYWDTAQGWWDSAIGWLTTKPSWWPF